The nucleotide sequence GTCGTCGGGGTGGATGCCGCCGCCGTTGTCGCTGACGCGGATGAGGCGGATGCCGCCGCCTGCCAGCTCGACTTCAATCGCCGTCGCGCCTGCGTCTATGCTGTTTTCGACGATTTCTTTGAGGGCGTTGGCGGGGCGTTCGACCACTTCGCCGGCGGCGATTTGGTTGACGAGGTGGTCGGGCAGGGCGGCGATTCGGGACATGGGTTTCTTCCGTTTTCAAACTGGCGGGTATTATAGCAAAAGGTCGTCTGAAAACCGGAATCGGGATTTCAGACGACCTTTTGATCAGACGGGCGGTTTATTTGTTTTCTGCTTCTTCAAAACCGACGACTTCCAAGCCGAAGCCGGTCAGGCCGGTGAAGGCGGAGGGTTGGCCTAACACGCGCAGTTTGCCGACGTTGAGGCCGGCGAGGATTTGCGCGCCGATGCCGTAGCTTTTGCTGTCCCATTTGTAGGCTTGATTGGCGCCTTTGGGCAGGGTGCGGTCGAGCAGGGTGGCGCCGTCTTCGGTACGATGCAGGAGGATGACGACGCCGCTGTCGGCTTGCTGGATGCGTTCAAGGGCTTTGGGCAGTGACCAGGAATGGCGCGGGTTGGCTTGGATGAAGTCCATGACGCTGAAGGGTTCGTGTACGCGGACGAGGGTTTCGGTGTCGGCGGTGGGCTTGCCTTTGACGAGGGCGAGGTGGGTTTCGCCGGAGAGTTTGTCAACGTAAACGTGTTGCTGGAATTCGCCCCACGGGGTTTGTACGGGGGCGTTGCCCATGTCTTCGAGCAGGCTTTCGGTGCGGCTGCGGTATTCGATAAGGTCGGTAATTGTGCCGATTTTGAGGTTGTGTTCTTCGGCGAACTTCATCAGTTCAGGCATACGCGCCATGGTGCCGTCGTCGTTGATGATTTCGCAGATGACGGCGGCGGGGATTAGCCCGTTCATTTGTGCCAAGTCGACGCCGGCTTCGGTGTGTCCGGCGCGTACTAGGACGCCGCCTTTTTGCGCACGCAAGGGGAAAATATGACCGGGTTGGACGATGTCTTCGGGTTTGGCGGTCGGGGAAACGGCGGTTTGGATGGTCAGGGCGCGGTCGGCGGCGGAAATGCCGGTGGTGATGCCTTGCGCCGCTTCGATGGAAACGGTGAAGTTGGTACCGTATTGCGCGCCGTTTTTCTGGGTCATCATGGGCAGGCCGAGCCGCTCGACCATGCTGCCTTCCATCGGCAGGCAAACCAGTCCGCGCGCGTGTTTGATCATGAAGTTGATGGCTTCGGGGGTAACAAACTGCGCTGCCATTAGCAAATCGCCTTCGTTTTCGCGGTCTTCCGCGTCGGTGATGATGACCATTTTGCCGGCTTTGATGTCGGTGAGGATTTCGGGGATGGAGGAAATGTGGGGCATGGTGCGTCTTTCTTGATGGTCGGATTGGGCTATGGCGTG is from Neisseria sicca and encodes:
- the ribBA gene encoding bifunctional 3,4-dihydroxy-2-butanone-4-phosphate synthase/GTP cyclohydrolase II — translated: MNTTDLRRRNLRQWIADKYGGQQTRFAEAIAINQGELSALLKNKSFGEKKARKIEQAAQMPAMWLDQEHAIAQSDHQERRTMPHISSIPEILTDIKAGKMVIITDAEDRENEGDLLMAAQFVTPEAINFMIKHARGLVCLPMEGSMVERLGLPMMTQKNGAQYGTNFTVSIEAAQGITTGISAADRALTIQTAVSPTAKPEDIVQPGHIFPLRAQKGGVLVRAGHTEAGVDLAQMNGLIPAAVICEIINDDGTMARMPELMKFAEEHNLKIGTITDLIEYRSRTESLLEDMGNAPVQTPWGEFQQHVYVDKLSGETHLALVKGKPTADTETLVRVHEPFSVMDFIQANPRHSWSLPKALERIQQADSGVVILLHRTEDGATLLDRTLPKGANQAYKWDSKSYGIGAQILAGLNVGKLRVLGQPSAFTGLTGFGLEVVGFEEAENK